From Bdellovibrio sp. KM01:
TGATGTTGTCGTTCTTTTTTAGAATGCGTCTGTTTGATGAGATTAAAGATTACGAAGTGGATTTGAAAATCAATCCAACACGTCCCCTGGCTCGTGGCATCCTATCTGTTACGCAGGTGAAGCACGCATTAATGATTTTGATCGTGCTTGAGTTAGTGGTTGTTTCGCAATTGGGTTTGCCAAGTTTTTTGGTACATGTTCTGGGAATTGGTTATAGCCTTCTCATGTATGAAGAGTTTTTTATCGGAGATATTCTTCGTCCTCATCTGACGACGTACGCCGTGTCTCATACGTTCGTGAGCGTGCTATTGGGAATTTCTGCAGCGATGGGAATCTCTGGAGTTACAGATCTATCGGTTTTGTGCAAACACGCTGCTTTCTTTTTGGTGAACTGGTGTTTCTTTAACTTGTTTGAGTTTGCCAGAAAGACCTATGCTTCTGAGGAAGAAAAAGAGAACGTTCCAAGCTATTCAAATATCTTTGGAACTAAAGGTGCTTATCTTTTGTCGATCAGTCAGGTCGTGTTGGGTTTGGTGCTGCTAAGATATCAATTCGGTGAATTCTTAGTGTGGCCTGGTGTGCTGGCGGGAGTTTACTTGATCGCAACGATTGCCTATTTATTTAAGCCGAAAGCGGCGAACGCAAAACTTTTCCGCGGTGTTACGGGTGCCTATTTGCTGGGTCACTTCATCGTTATGTCTATTGTGCTAGGAGCGTAAAATGTTGGTCACAAAAAAATCCACATTGTTATTTGCAAAGAATGAAGCCGGCGGAAAAGGGTATAACCTTTATTTGATGTCTCAATCCGGGGTGCCAGTTCCTGAGTGGGTGGTCTTCGGTAAAAAGTATTTTAACGAATTCCTGGATTCAAAGAATGTCCGTGCGGCTGTTTCTGCGAAAGTGGATCAAGTGATGGCGGGTACTTTGTCTCCGGCTCAGGCCGAGAAAGACATCCTGGCAATCTTTGAATCCACGGCTGCGACTGAGTACCTAAGTCAATCTGTTGACCAAGCGCTAACAATGTTGAATCAAAGCACGGTCTTTTCTGTGCGTTCATCGGCGGCAGACGAAGACAGTGTGTCTCACTCTTTTGCGGGACAGTTAAGTAGCTTTCTTTATGTGAGTGGGAAACAGGATATCTTGGACTTTATTAAAAGGTGCTGGGCATCGGCTTTCAGCGAGCGTGCTTTGGTTTATCGTCAGGAAAACGGGATTGATCTTAAAAAGATCTCTGTATCCGTCGTCCTTCAGCGCATGCTTGATCCAGATAAATCAGGGGTGATGTTCACTTGTGACCCCGTTGCCAAGAATCTTACAAACTTTGTGATCTCCTCTGTATATGGTGTTGGTGAAGGCCTGGTGTCAGGTGCATTGGATGCGGATTCCTATTGGATAAATTCCGCGACGGGTGCTCTGGATAAAAAAGAGATCGTGGAAAAGTCAGAGCAGATGAAAAAGTCTTCCTCTGGCCACTGTCAGTTATTACCGGTTGAGGAATCCAAAAAAAATGCGTCGTCATTAACCGATGCTGAACTGAATGACCTTTATAAATGGGGCGTGAAGATTCAAAACAGTTATCACCGTCCTCAGGATATCGAGTGGGCTATCCAAGACGGGAAACTTTATATCTTGCAAACTCGTCCGGTGACGAATCTGGAGTCAGATTTAGTCGGTTATCCAAATCTGTGGGATAACTCCAATATCATTGAATCCTATGGTGGTTTGACGTCTCCATTGAGCTTTAGCTTTGCTTTGCGCAACTATAAAGCGGTGTATGTCCAGTTCTGTGAAGTTCTGGGTGTTCCTTCTGAGATCATCAAGGACATGGATAACTATTTGTCGTACATGCTGGGATCTATCAACGGGCGCGTGTATTACAACCTATTCAATTGGTACAAACTTGTCGGCGTCCTTCCTGGGTTTAAGCAAAACCGCGAATTCATGGAAACGATGATGGGTGTTTCGGAGTCTTTGACGGATGAAATCGCAAATCGTATCAAGCCTCACCCGTCTTGGGATACTCCAGCCGGAAAACTTCGTCAGATGGTGACGGGTTTTAATTTTATCAAGTATCACTTTACGATTCAGACTGTGGTGGACGATTTCCTTAAAACTTTCCACCGTGATTACGACAAGTACCGCGCTATGCCTCTTAAAAGAATGCGCGGAGATCAGTTGATTCAAATTTATGCTGAACTTGAAAGAAACATGTTGGGTCGCTGGAAAGCGCCGATCATCAATGACTTCTTGTGCATGGTGCATTTTGGTTTGCTTAAAAAGCTTACGAATAAATGGCTTTCTGGTTTGGATTCGACGATTCAAAATGACTTGCTTGCTGGTGAAGGCGGACTTGAGAGTGCGGAGCCGACGAAAGCGTTGCTCCGTTTGGCCAGCATTGCTGCTAAGAATCCGGGTTTGAAGACATTGATTGAAACTACAGATCCTAAAGATGGTCTGGAGGCTTTGAATCAATCGAACTATGAAAACTTCTATCACTTAGTATTGGATTATCTGGATAAATACGGTTTCCGTTGTATGAGCGAAATGAAGCTTGAGGAAATTGATCTTTTAACGGACCCAAGCTATTTGTTCGTATGTTTAAAGAACTATCTGAAGGCTGGAAAAGTAGAAATTCACGACGATGCTCACGAAAAATCTTTGCGCTCCCAAGCAGAAGAAAAAGTAGCGAAGCATTTATCAGGCTTCCGTAAAAGTATGTATTTCTGGGTGTTAAAGCACGCCCGTAAGGCAGTAAAAAACCGCGAGAACACGCGTTTTGCCAGAACTCGTATCTACGGTATTGCGCGTACGATCTTCCAAGCTATCGGCGAAGACCTTGCAGGTTTGAATGCCTTGGAAAATCCGCGTGATATTTTCTGGCTGACGATCGAGGAAGTCTTTGGGATCTACAATGGTACTTTGCCGGCCTACAACTTAAATAATTTCGTACAACTGCGTAAGAAAGAATACGATGGTTTTTCCGAAGACACAGATCCTCGCATCATGACTCGTGGTGCGGTTTATTGGAATAACACTTTCGTGGCTCCGGTTGAAGAAGCTCCGATTGATCCTAACGCAACTTATGATCTAAAAGGTCTTCCATGCTGCCCAGGAATCTTAGAGGGTGTGGTGAAGGTTATTCTTAATCCAGGTGACAACTTAGATTTGAATGGCGAGATTCTGGTGACAGCGCGAACAGATCCGGGATGGGTGCCATTGTATCCGGCAATTTCAGGTTTATTGGTTGAGCGCGGAAGTTTGCTGTCGCATTCGGCGATTGTTGCGCGCGAGATGGGTATTCCTGCAGTAGTCAGTATTCCGGGGCTGACGAAGACTTTGAAAACCGGCATGCGCATCCGTATGGATGGCAAAGCCGGTACGGTGGAAATCCTAAGCGAATAGTCGATTAGGATTTCTTATAAATGTGGAATTGATAAACGCCTGTGCCGTCAGTTTTAGCGGCCCAGGCGTTTTTGTCTTTAAGCTCCTGCCAGCCTGTTAAATCCATTTCTTTTGCGGCACGCATGAAGGAACGGATCACCATACAAGTTCCTGACGAATTTTCTTTATTCAGTTTTTGCAGAACTTGATTTGCGTCTTGATCGCTTAAGTAAGAGATCGTGTCAGACAGAGAAATAAAGCTGTATTTTTCTTTTGGCAGGTACTCAAGTAAATTTCCCAATAGGTAGTTCACTTTCGTGTTCGATTTTTTGACTGCTTCGAAAATGTGATGATGAGCTTCCAAAGGAAGACCTTCTTCGTGACGGATGCTGCCTAGAAACAGAATCTGCATGAAATAGTTCTTACGAACTAATTGCGTGCGGAAAATGCGATCAAATTCTTCAACGATAAATTGGCTTGGTGGACGAGACTCTGTTTTATGGCCATCGCTACCGCTGAAATGACCTTTATAAAGGTATTTGTTAAACACAAACTCACTTGCCGCCACTTTAATAAAAGTATTCCAGCGAATTTTTGGCCAGTGTTTTTCATACAGGTCAATTTGTTCCGTCAAGCTTTGCGCTTCAAATACTTTCGAGAAGTCACACTTAAGAACTTCGCGGAACAAGTAACCTAATTTTTGGAAGTGCGACTCCCAGCGGCCTAAAAGAATAAAGCCATGGGGAGCCCAACCACTTTTGCGTTCTTCCCAGTATTTCTTGGCTGCTTCAGACAGTTTCAACTTATTGAACATCGTCACACGGTCGTCACCAGTATCGTTTCCGGACTGCAAAGCGCCACGGTAACCCATAAAGAACAAGTATTCTTCATAAGTCAGTGCCTTCATGCTTTGGAAGCGCAGTTCGCAAAGATAGTTTTGACTGACTGACATGTCGATCACATCTAGAACCGCCGGATTTTTCGCAATTAAAGGCATGCAGCGTGCACCGGAGCCCGCGATACTAAATACGCGGTCCGTGTTTTCTGGAAGAAGATCAAACTCGATCCGAGTGTCTTCGTTGGACAGAGTGTAGTTTAAATCTGAAAAATATTCGCTCGCCATCATGTCCTCGTTTCTAAAAAGGTAAATTTCCGGTAACTTCAAATCGAATTCCAGCAACAGAGCCGCCGGTCATGTTTTTATAGATTGAAAAAAGACTGTCTTCGGTGCCTTCGTAATATTGCACGAAACCTGTTAGTGTAAACCAGTCGGTAATATTGTATCCATAACTCAAACTTGCAAAGGCATCCTGGTTGATCGAGTTGTAATACACTTGCGCCTGCAGATCGTGGCGGTTGGGATTCCAGACCATGCTGACATAGTACAAGGCTTTGTAGTCATGGGTGTTGGTGCTAAATCTTCCCGAATCATAGAACGTGACCATCGGTAGAATAACGAAATTTCCCAAAAATAAATCAACTCCCAAAGATCCAAAGTATTCGTCTTCGTAATCGGGGTCTGCGTGAACCGAATAGTCGTGACTACTGCCGAGTTCAATTTTTGGAACGGCCTTTTCAAAAGCATAGTTCGCCGTCATTCCGTAAATGTTCTTCATGGCTACGCGGGCGGCAATGGCTGTAAAAGCAATGCCTTGGCCATTGATTTTAACTCGCGCTCCCGTTCCAGTTTTGCCATCGTCTTCGTAGGTCATGGTTTCCGGTAAAGGTTCTGGATAATAAGTTTGCGCAAGCTGACTGACGCCTACTAAATCCAAACCAAATGTTTCGGATTCATATGAATAAGAGATACCTTGAGAATGCGTTAGTTGATCGGCAAAGGGATCAAAGAACAAGCGATTGTAACGACGTCCGGTCCACACATCCAAAGATGGCACAACCCAACTGTCACTCCACCGCATGGCTTGTTGGCCCACGCGAAGATAGGAGGATCCTGCTTTAAGTTCTAAATAGGCTTCTTGCAAATAACCCCGATGTGGAGATCTGCGTTCTTCCGCGTTCTGTGCATAATCAAAGTCGCCAAAGCCTTCCGCAAAGACTTTGAAGTGACCGGCCTCTGCGTTCAATTTTGAATGCAGCAATAGACGGTTTGCCATCTCTTCCTTGTTTTCTCCACCGATATATTCGTATCGAGAGCTTAAAGTCAGATCAGCACGCGCAGAAAAGGAGGCTAATAATA
This genomic window contains:
- a CDS encoding UbiA family prenyltransferase, which produces MRNWLILIKERFSPFQYIPMIVAFTVANGLYLAKAESLEWSWSRFAMAFVLMLSFFFRMRLFDEIKDYEVDLKINPTRPLARGILSVTQVKHALMILIVLELVVVSQLGLPSFLVHVLGIGYSLLMYEEFFIGDILRPHLTTYAVSHTFVSVLLGISAAMGISGVTDLSVLCKHAAFFLVNWCFFNLFEFARKTYASEEEKENVPSYSNIFGTKGAYLLSISQVVLGLVLLRYQFGEFLVWPGVLAGVYLIATIAYLFKPKAANAKLFRGVTGAYLLGHFIVMSIVLGA
- a CDS encoding phosphoenolpyruvate synthase, which encodes MLVTKKSTLLFAKNEAGGKGYNLYLMSQSGVPVPEWVVFGKKYFNEFLDSKNVRAAVSAKVDQVMAGTLSPAQAEKDILAIFESTAATEYLSQSVDQALTMLNQSTVFSVRSSAADEDSVSHSFAGQLSSFLYVSGKQDILDFIKRCWASAFSERALVYRQENGIDLKKISVSVVLQRMLDPDKSGVMFTCDPVAKNLTNFVISSVYGVGEGLVSGALDADSYWINSATGALDKKEIVEKSEQMKKSSSGHCQLLPVEESKKNASSLTDAELNDLYKWGVKIQNSYHRPQDIEWAIQDGKLYILQTRPVTNLESDLVGYPNLWDNSNIIESYGGLTSPLSFSFALRNYKAVYVQFCEVLGVPSEIIKDMDNYLSYMLGSINGRVYYNLFNWYKLVGVLPGFKQNREFMETMMGVSESLTDEIANRIKPHPSWDTPAGKLRQMVTGFNFIKYHFTIQTVVDDFLKTFHRDYDKYRAMPLKRMRGDQLIQIYAELERNMLGRWKAPIINDFLCMVHFGLLKKLTNKWLSGLDSTIQNDLLAGEGGLESAEPTKALLRLASIAAKNPGLKTLIETTDPKDGLEALNQSNYENFYHLVLDYLDKYGFRCMSEMKLEEIDLLTDPSYLFVCLKNYLKAGKVEIHDDAHEKSLRSQAEEKVAKHLSGFRKSMYFWVLKHARKAVKNRENTRFARTRIYGIARTIFQAIGEDLAGLNALENPRDIFWLTIEEVFGIYNGTLPAYNLNNFVQLRKKEYDGFSEDTDPRIMTRGAVYWNNTFVAPVEEAPIDPNATYDLKGLPCCPGILEGVVKVILNPGDNLDLNGEILVTARTDPGWVPLYPAISGLLVERGSLLSHSAIVAREMGIPAVVSIPGLTKTLKTGMRIRMDGKAGTVEILSE
- a CDS encoding DUF3419 family protein, coding for MKLPEIYLFRNEDMMASEYFSDLNYTLSNEDTRIEFDLLPENTDRVFSIAGSGARCMPLIAKNPAVLDVIDMSVSQNYLCELRFQSMKALTYEEYLFFMGYRGALQSGNDTGDDRVTMFNKLKLSEAAKKYWEERKSGWAPHGFILLGRWESHFQKLGYLFREVLKCDFSKVFEAQSLTEQIDLYEKHWPKIRWNTFIKVAASEFVFNKYLYKGHFSGSDGHKTESRPPSQFIVEEFDRIFRTQLVRKNYFMQILFLGSIRHEEGLPLEAHHHIFEAVKKSNTKVNYLLGNLLEYLPKEKYSFISLSDTISYLSDQDANQVLQKLNKENSSGTCMVIRSFMRAAKEMDLTGWQELKDKNAWAAKTDGTGVYQFHIYKKS